The following coding sequences lie in one Cannabis sativa cultivar Pink pepper isolate KNU-18-1 chromosome 5, ASM2916894v1, whole genome shotgun sequence genomic window:
- the LOC115715768 gene encoding flavonoid 3'-monooxygenase CYP75B137 — protein sequence MFTNTKYYGYDLFDILILFSSAAFALIALFGWTRKKLSSEAQLPPGPRGLPLVGYLPFLTPNIHQDFSGLAKLYGPIFKLWMGSKLSVVITSPQLIAQVVREQDTVFANRYVSTGAAVITHDGQDIAFGSYGPEWKKLRKVFVREMSSNNMIDNMYELRKAEVKKSMKYIFERMNTPVDIGSLVFQTTMNTVISMTIGASFKGADAAIDSDEFKKAVEELIRMLGKFNISDVFPALRWFDIQGIERDITKITHMFEGMYDKAIDKRKNSLKEGKSMGKDFLQFLMELHEEKDSETPISMTEIKALLTDTFLAVTDTTTTTVEWGMAEILNKPEVLKKIQEELKQVVGLNNNVEESHLPKLTYLYAVLKETLRLHPPVPFLIPRKPSKTTVVGGYTIPKGTTIYLNIWSMQRDPNVWENASEFLPERFLADQSKGDIDYSFSGKNFKYLPFGSGRRMCAGISLGERMLMHMLASFLHCFDWKMPIGTKVELSDRFGIILKKRNSLIAIPTPRLSDFDLYTTTTST from the exons ATGTTCACCAACACTAAATATTATGGGTATGACCTTTTTGACATTCTCATTCTTTTCTCATCAGCAGCTTTTGCTTTGATTGCATTGTTTGGATGGACAAGAAAAAAGTTATCATCGGAAGCACAGCTGCCGCCAGGCCCTCGGGGGCTTCCCCTAGTCGGATACCTTCCTTTCCTAACTCCAAACATACACCAAGATTTCTCAGGTTTGGCCAAGCTTTATGGTCCCATTTTCAAGTTATGGATGGGATCCAAACTATCAGTGGTGATCACTTCACCACAACTCATTGCCCAAGTGGTTCGCGAACAAGACACAGTGTTCGCGAACCGATATGTTAGTACTGGTGCAGCAGTCATCACACATGATGGTCAAGACATTGCTTTTGGATCGTACGGTCCAGAATGGAAGAAGCTTCGAAAGGTGTTTGTTCGTGAGATGTCAAGTAATAACATGATTGATAATATGTATGAGCTAAGAAAAGCAGAGGTGAAAAAATCTATGAAGTACATCTTCGAAAGGATGAATACCCCTGTTGATATCGGAAGCTTGGTGTTTCAAACTACAATGAACACTGTCATAAGTATGACAATTGGTGCTTCTTTTAAAGGAGCTGATGCTGCTATTGATAGTGATGAGTTTAAGAAGGCAGTGGAGGAACTCATTAGGATGTTGGGGAAATTTAATATCTCTGATGTTTTCCCAGCTCTCAGATGGTTTGATATACAAGGAATTGAAAGAGATATTACAAAGATTACACATATGTTTGAAGGCATGTATGATAAAGCCATTGATAAACGAAAGAACTCTTTGAAAGAAGGGAAATCCATGGGGAAGGACTTTTTACAGTTTCTTATGGAGCTTCATGAGGAAAAAGATAGTGAAACTCCTATTAGCATGACTGAAATCAAAGCCTTGCTTACG GACACTTTCTTGGCTGTAACGGACACTACAACGACCACAGTGGAATGGGGAATGGCAGAGATTCTAAATAAGCCAGAAGTAttgaaaaaaattcaagaagAACTGAAACAAGTTGTGGGACTAAACAACAACGTGGAAGAGTCTCACTTACCCAAACTAACCTATTTGTATGCTGTTCTTAAGGAGACTTTACGTTTACATCCACCAGTGCCATTTTTAATACCACGTAAGCCAAGCAAAACTACTGTTGTTGGTGGTTATACCATACCAAAAGGAACAACCATTTATCTAAACATTTGGTCAATGCAAAGAGATCCTAATGTTTGGGAAAATGCTTCGGAGTTCTTACCTGAGAGGTTCTTGGCTGATCAAAGCAAAGGAGATATTGATTATAGCTTTTCTGGTAAAAATTTCAAGTATCTTCCATTTGGATCTGGGAGAAGAATGTGTGCTGGAATTTCCTTAGGGGAGAGGATGTTGATGCATATGTTAGCTTCTTTCTTGCATTGTTTTGATTGGAAAATGCCTATTGGTACTAAGGTTGAGCTTTCAGACAGGTTTGGGATTATTCTTAAGAAGAGGAACTCTTTAATTGCCATTCCCACACCAAGACTTTCTGATTTTGACCTATACACTACTACTACTAGTACTTGA
- the LOC133038438 gene encoding uncharacterized protein LOC133038438 produces the protein MMQQPGVWETIQQMEAKLNGLLEKDEQYWRQRSRALWLQWGDRNTKYFHHKASARQKNNEIKGLQDHMGVWEEEVVRAVKEMNPTKAPGADGLPALFYQKFWSKLKTDVVAVCLNVLNKGADLQCLNDTVVALIPKVDKPQRIEEFQPISLCNGRLIHDNAIVGYESLHVMRKNRFQNGSKVALKLDMVKAYDPVEWRFLEAMMGRVLPQRGLRQGDPLSPFLFLLCAEAFSCLIQHAEQQGRLHGIVFGRQRVTVSHLFFVDDSLVFLDATEAECRCFKELLAKYPIASGQLVNFHKSEMCFGRSVSGSVRTHLATFMGVKVVDNYGKYLGLPSFVGEQRSNILSSLGISQVLKASYYPNGGVLEAKCGNHASFVWRSLVWGKKIIQAGYRWRIGNGNSVRVLEDSWLPRPVTFKIYDKPSLPDQLHVIYLKKGSGEWDEEFVRVVFNPTDAELILQMATSECDIEDKILWHYSKDGEYSVRSGYRMAAALQIRDIQSDTESSERWWRQLWKLKILLKVKHFVWKMAHSWIPTNSALAHRKIQVEPYCIRCSSGAYENVFHALWGCRVNCDVSKIAGLSGKIKRQGKEDVLAFLMRLSSSLVKEDFEFFLVLSWNLWYIRNSVNHGGHKPAAAAIVDWCSKFTVEFRDGSSPKKDGAQRAAARWVAPIVRKELSPLHAELTAIADGLKVRLQQQLPSFTVESDCLQAVNLVLKDEGGCRDVDGLITHIRSLLQDVRVHGISFVYREANQVAHVLANEALINKASAMWVGVVPPCARQAVQLDSPNLM, from the exons ATGATGCAACAACCGGGGGTATGGGAGACTATACAACAGATGGAAGCTAAGTTGAATGGGTTGCTTGAAAAGGATGAACAATATTGGAGGCAAAGGAGTCGAGCTTTATGGTTGCAATGGGGGGATcgaaatacaaaatattttcatCATAAAGCTTCTGCCCGACaaaagaataatgagattaaGGGACTTCAAGATCATATGGGTGTTTG GGAAGAGGAAGTGGTCCGAGCAGTGAAAGAGATGAATCCTACCAAAGCACCTGGAGCGGATGGACTTCCAGCACTTTTCTACCAAAAATTTTGGTCCAAACTAAAAACGGATGTGGTAGCTGTGTGTTTAAATGTGTTGAATAAGGGGGCAGATCTGCAGTGTCTAAATGATACAGTGGTGGCATTGATACCTAAAGTTGATAAACCTCAAAGAATTGAAGAGTTTCAGCCTATTAGTCTTTGTAAT GGTCGACTCATACATGACAATGCCATTGTGGGGTATGAAAGTTTGCATGTGATGCGGAAGAATAGATTTCAGAATGGTTCAAAAGTTGCTTTGAAATTGGATATGGTGAAGGCATATGATCCGGTGGAATGGAGATTTTTAGAAGCTATGATG GGCCGAGTACTTCCACAGCGAGGGTTACGACAAGGTGACCCACTTtcaccatttttgtttttactcTGTGCTGAAGCTTTTTCATGTCTTATTCAACATGCTGAACAACAAGGTAGATTACATGGGATTGTGTTTGGAAGGCAGAGAGTAACGGTGTCGCATCTTTTCTTTGTGGATGACAGTCTAGTGTTTCTTGATGCAACTGAAGCTGAATGTAGATGCTTCAAAGAGTTGTTGGCGAAGTACCCTATTGCATCTGGTCAACTTGTTAATTTCCACAAATCTGAGATGTGCTTTGGTCGCTCTGTTTCTGGTTCGGTTAGGACTCACTTGGCTACTTTCATGGGAGTGAAAGTGGTAGATAACTACGGGAAGTATTTGGGACTGCCATCTTTTGTGGGCGAACAAAGAAGCAACATTTTGAGTTCATTAGGAATAAG CCAAGTGTTAAAGGCTAGTTATTACCCAAATGGAGGGGTATTGGAGGCTAAATGTGGGAATCATGCGTCCTTTGTTTGGAGAAGTTTAGTGTGGGGGAAGAAGATTATTCAAGCTGGGTATCGATGGCGAATTGGGAATGGGAATTCAGTAAGGGTTCTTGAGGACTCGTGGCTGCCTAGGCCGGTTACTTTCAAAATTTATGATAAGCCTTCGTTACCGGATCAACTCCATGTCATTTATTTGAAGAAAGGGAGTGGGGAATGGGATGAGGAGTTTGTTAGAGTTGTCTTCAATCCAACGGATGCTGAGTTAATTCTTCAAATGGCCACTTCGGAATGTGATATTGAAGATAAGATCCTATGGCATTATAGTAAGGACGGGGAATATTCAGTTCGTAGTGGCTATCGTATGGCGGCGGCTTTACAGATCAGAGATATTCAATCTGATACAGAGTCTTCTGAGCGATGGTGGAGACAACTTTGGAAGCTCAAAATTCTGCTAAAGGTGAAGCATTTTGTATGGAAAATGGCCCATTCTTGGATACCAACCAATTCGGCTCTTGCTCATCGGAAAATTCAGGTTGAGCCTTATTGTATTCGGTGTTCTAGTGGTGCTTATGAAAATGTTTTTCATGCATTATGGGGATGTAGAGTGAACTGTGACGTGTCGAAAATTGCTGGGCTCTCTGGCAAAATTAAGAGACAAGGTAAGGAAGATGTTCTTGCTTTTTTGATGAGATTGTCAAGTAGTTTGGTAAAGGAGGACTTTGAGTTTTTTCTGGTTTTGTCTTGGAATCTTTGGTATATTAGAAATTCGGTTAACCATGGGGGACACAAACCCGCAGCTGCTGCAATTGTTGACTGGTGCAGCAAGTTCACTGTTGAATTTCGAGATGGTTCTTCACCGAAGAAGGATGGAGCACAGAGGGCTGCTGCTCGTTGGGTTGCACCA ATAGTGAGGAAAGAGCTATCTCCCCTTCATGCTGAGCTTACTGCAATAGCAGATGGGCTTAAGGTCAGGTTGCAGCAGCAGCTGCCTTCTTTTACTGTGGAATCCGATTGTTTGCAGGCCGTTAATTTGGTGTTGAAAGATGAGGGGGGCTGTCGAGATGTTGATGGACTTATTACTCATATTAGAAGTCTTTTGCAAGATGTAAGGGTTCACGGGATCTCTTTTGTTTATAGGGAAGCAAATCAAGTTGCTCATGTATTAGCCAATGAAGCTTTGATTAACAAAGCTAGTGCAATGTGGGTTGGGGTTGTACCCCCTTGTGCGAGACAAGCGGTTCAGCTTGACTCGCCTAATCTTATGTAA